One segment of Strix aluco isolate bStrAlu1 chromosome 4, bStrAlu1.hap1, whole genome shotgun sequence DNA contains the following:
- the LOC141922155 gene encoding E3 ubiquitin-protein ligase RBBP6-like, which produces MPCVHYKFSSLLHYDTVTFSGLNITLGDLKRQIMGRQKLKVANCELQIMNAQTREEYTDDNTLIPKNSSVIVRRVPVSGVKPTSKTRVITRTEPASGTPKAVCKNTISHFFSTHCCEQLQKWDWVCTELGTVEDLPARHSCIPGEHLPENVAVLPPLPRDEQKPGWYLFYYRSLTNANDRQVSCYPR; this is translated from the exons ATGCCGTGCGTGCATTATAAgttctcttccctgctgcactacgacacggtcaccttcagcggcctcaacaTCACCCTGGGCGACCTCAAGCGTCAGATCATGGGCCGCCAGAAGCTGAAGGTGGccaactgcgagctgcagataaTGAACGCCCAGACcagagaag aatacacagatgataacaccctgattcctaagaactcctcggtgattgttagaagagtccctgttagtGGAGTTAAACctaccagcaaaacacgagttat aactcgaaccgagccagcaagtggaacaccaaaagcggtatgtaaaaacacaatctcacactttttttctacacatt gctgtgaacaacttcaaaaatgggaCTGGgtatgcacag agctgggcactgtggaGGATCTgccagcgaggcactcctgcatccccggggagcacctgccggaGAACgtggctgtgcttcctcctctgccccgtgacgagcagAAGCCAG GAtggtatttgttttattatagaaGTCTAACTAATGCTAATG acagacaagtctcctgttacCCCCGCTGA